A genome region from Candidatus Zixiibacteriota bacterium includes the following:
- a CDS encoding type II toxin-antitoxin system HicB family antitoxin has protein sequence MKTFTAYVEWDPETKLYVGIVPGIPGAHTQGATLDELQKNLKEVLELCLEEYKGPVEDLPHFIGLQQIEVVI, from the coding sequence ATGAAAACCTTTACCGCCTATGTAGAATGGGATCCTGAGACTAAACTTTACGTAGGAATTGTTCCCGGCATCCCCGGGGCCCATACCCAGGGTGCGACTCTGGACGAACTCCAGAAAAATCTCAAAGAAGTTTTGGAACTATGTCTTGAAGAGTACAAAGGCCCAGTAGAAGACTTACCGCATTTTATAGGCCTTCAGCAGATTGAGGTGGTTATATGA